In Oryza sativa Japonica Group chromosome 1, ASM3414082v1, the genomic stretch CGCAATATATACTTATATCGTATTAAATTTCTGATAGttccctaattttttttcccaataacatcacatcaaatctttgaacacatgcatagagcattaaatatagattttaaaaactactaattacacagttaggaGGGAAAttgcgaaacgaatcttttgagcctaattagtccatgattagccataagtgctacaataacccacatgtgctaatgacggattaattaggctccaaagattcgtctcgcggtttccaggcgagttatgaaattagtttttttcattcgtgtccaaaaaccctttTCGACATTCGatcaaacatccaatgtgacacctaaaaattttcttttcgcgaactaaatagGCCCTTAGATATATAGGTCCACTTTGAATTGCATGATTGGAAAAACggataaatagaaaaaaaaatcaagattcTGACAAGTTCAAATGTAAAGCAGATTAATACAAAACACATGAATGATTGTATTATTGAACTGCGGGAAAACCGTATGAATCGGATAAGAGAGATAGCATAAAAGCAAATTTTCCAAAAGGTTGGAGCTCTTACTAAGTTCCTCTAAAATCTATATGCAATGAGtcatttcataggatttgaaaaGCATAAATCTGTTTAATCAAATAGCCGCATACAAAAGtttctataggatttgaatcctatgaaatttctacataaatcctttgattcaaaaagGCCTTAAGAGGAGAGACCGAGATAGAGTAGCTAAGACCGGTGTTACACACTGCACATCttttctccatcccaaaatattattatcttgtactatgaatttggacaagGGTATCGCGGATATGCCCCATATAACACTATGTAGCATCACTTTTGGATGAAGTATAAGGCAAAGGACATGTCTTTATACGAGAGAGGATATACCATGGCCTAACATCATGAGATATTCGGGTAGAGAGAAGAGTTGTGGTTATTTTACTAAGAAGGGCCTCATCATAGCTAGTTTAAACATTTGTGAGCAGTTTTCAACCGAGTGCATTCTCACATGAACCTTGGACTATACATTACAGATAATCTTAAATTTGGATATAGCGCATGTTTAGATTTACAGTACTACGTTATGTTCAAGCTAATATTGATActagattaatatattttgggacgaaagaAATATAAGTAAAAATAACGTAGGTCACTCTGAGTTTTTACAAAATGTGCCCTACCAATCCATCGATAACTTCAATATTACTTCTACATTAATAGAGTTTGGTTTGAAGCTAAATTTTCACAGGTCAACTCAATGTGATGTCCATGGCCAATAATTTGATAAGGTAAAGGTCCAAAATGATCCTTTATTGCTTTTAATCCCtttgtaaaaaaatttctaaggAAAAATTCGAACACAGTGGACATAGTGCTCGTCGAGATTTATTCTTATGATTGGATTTTTTTAGATGAAAAGAGTATGTGACATCACAGACGTATGAATGTGCAGGCCCCGGAAGCTTGAAGGTCCACATTGGGAAAAAAAACCCACTCACATACAATTtgtagggatgcaagcggggTGTGCAAGCGGGTTTTTTTAGCCCGCTTATTtcacttctagtttattttttcttctaaattttatactatcaTGTGGGAAATGAACTAGCAAGCGGGTTTTTATACAGGTAGCGGGATTATCCACTTGCATCCCTAACAATTTGCTACTGTGTCTATTCTCTTTGTCCCCCAAAATGTGGCATATCCCTATTTAGATTTGTTTTATTATGATATATCATATttagttctaatttttttttaagagggGAGTATACCATTTGACAATGCACACGGCGAATGTACCGTGTACGTGTTGATGGCCGGTGCTGGATTAGCTCTTGCTTGCGTGCTTTGCTCCCTTGTATACAAGGGAAATACTAACACTAATCAAGTGCGGCGGGAGCAACCGAATCTGGAAGCTCTGCTACGTACATACAGGTATACAGCTAGTAGCATTTCTCCTTGGCCATTGTTTaaatccaaactttttctttaaacttctaacttttctatcacatcaaaattcctacacacataaaggctgtgtttagatccaaattttcaactttttttatcacatcaacgtgtcatacacacacaacttttcagtcacatcgtaccaattttaacccaaacttccaactttggaAAGAACTAAACATaactaaacttttaacttttccatcacatcgttccaatttcaatcaaacttctaattttcgcgtgaactaaacacacccttaggctCTATCCCGACGAGACGACGTTTCTTTCTGTTCACAGTCCCTCCCTCTAAACCAAAGCCAACCAAGGGAACCTGACACCGACACGAGCAAGCCACCATTTAtcatccaagaaaaaaaaaactagaatattagagaaggacctaatatcaaataattaggaggggtgaggctttgaacccaggtcatctagcccaccaccttgtggagctagccggaagacccctggaCATTTCTCATTTATCATCCAAgaagaaaacaaacaaaattacaaaagaaaaaaaagatgaagaattaagagtaaagtccatcaccggtctctaaacttatACCGTTGTATCattccggtccctaaactcgtaaATCGACTGTTCAgttcctcaaacttgttcgactgtgtcatcccggtccctaaacttgcagatcactcgtttaggtctttcaacttgttcagttatgtcaccccggtctctaaacttggatttgaatatcatctgggtcaaataggacggtctaaaaactttatatctaaaaataattcatagctttttcatgtgaactctaatgaagacaaactttatatcaaacttgtagccctcgatgcgatctacaactttgtagttgaatttttttttattttaagtcattttttgtcccaaaatgtaattttaatattaaaatttcaaaatctataaacatgcaacaatattttgggaccctaagcagttttaattcaaaaacttttcaaactacaaagttgtatgtcgcgtcgagggctacaattttgatataaaatttgtcttcattagagttcacatgaaaaatttatgaattattttttgatataaaatttttagaccatcctgtttagggactggggtgacacaactgaacaagttggaagATCTAAATGAGTGATCTACAAGTAAGACCTGAACGGTTGATGGACCGGGAtaacacagcggtacaagtttagagaccgatgatggactttactctatcCCCATTTTCCATTCTTGACGATTACCATTTCTCTGACACCTGACACTGTACAACCCCAAAACGGCAAAAGGAAAAACACGCGTACGTACGCCACGACTCCCTAGGCCACCgcgggcccacttgtcagtagCTCGACCAGCCACTCCTCCCccacgccgtcgacgacgacctcggCCGGTACCACGTCCGCCGCCGGAGGGAGGGGCCAGGGGACGGGCGGTgcgggcggcgcgccggcgcggGTGTCGACGGAGGCCATGAccgtcgacgccgcggcggagaAGGACGGCCCGCAGCTCTCCTCGTTGCCGTTGATGGTGACGAAccccggagcggcggcgccggcaggaTCGTCGCCGGACTCCGTCTCCGTCTtcgtctccgtctccggcgccgCATCCGAGATCTCCATCTCCAGCCACCGCATCAGCTCCGCCACCGACTCCTCCGCAATGCCCTCAtacaccccctcctcctcctcctcctcgtcatcccGCACCGCATCCCCGTCCCTCTTCCGcttccgctcgccgccgccggcggcctcctccgcctccatcgatcgagccgccaccgccgcggcgccgccaagTGGAGAAGAGAGTGGAGTAGTGGACTGGTGGTTGGTTTGAGCCGGACACGTAGGCGGGGGGAGGGCACGTATATGTAACCACCCACCACCGTCGGATGCGGAGAgtatggcgacggcgcggcgcggcgcgtcgTGCCGCGCATCCGTCCGTGCCGAGGCGTCAGGCGTgacgccacgtggcgccgcgtGGGACCGGGGGCCCCCCCTCGCCGCGTAGTGGTGGTAGCGCGCTTCGGGAAGGCGCGGGTTTTTTGGCCGCTAGGAGGAGATgagaagggaaaggggaaagaGAAAAGGCGGTTGACTCGTTGACTGACCAGGTCTCACGCTCGGGCTCGGGTCGTGGTCGTGGTCCGGTTCGTGTCAGTGTGTGTGGCTTGGGCGCTTGGGTTGGGTGGGTGGGGGTGTGGTTTGCTTGTGGCGGAAGCGAGGCGCGTCGTGTAGCACAAGGCGCGCGCCGCTGTTGCGAGAGAAAAGTGCGTGACGTTGGGGGCAGTAAAAAAAGCAGGGGTTTCGGCGTTGTTTGTTTCTGCCGATATATTGGAGTATACAGTAGATCGTACTACTACGTCGTTCCTGTCCCGAGGCACACCGTGACCGGAGCTGTAGGGCTTGTTCTGATTGTCGTCTAATTTTAGTGTCACATTTTGATAAGGTTGGAAGCATTTGGTTTGATGCCTTGCTAATACCTTGTTtcgttcatatttttttttctaaaaacgtCACGTCGAATCTTTGACACaagcatagagcattaaatatagattttaaaaaaaaaactaattacacagtttgtatggaaatcgcgagatgaactttttgagcctaattagtccataattagctacaaagtgctacagtaacctacatttgatttgctaataacagattaatcgggcttaataaattcgtctcgcggtttctaggcgagttataaaattagtttcttTATTTGTGTCCTAAAACCTCTTTCGAtaccggtcaaacgtccgatgtgacacccaaaaattttcttttcgcaagCTAAACGAGGCCTAAGTTTCGATAGTTTTTTAATAGTAGAAGTTTCTGAAATTACTAAATGTTGGTAAGAAAATATTGGCTAAAGTATGTTTGATTTGATACCCTATCCAATTATAACATTGACGAAAGTTTGCGCCGAGTttagttttctatttttttttaaacttttaacttttccatcatatcaaaacttacCTGcatacataaactttcaacttttttctttgaacttctaattttagttaaacttctaattttgatgtggaactaaacacagcttgATAGTGTTAAATGTGGCAACAATCTGAACAATGCTCGTAGTTTCTTCTGGTACACCGATATATGCGCTCCACGTCACGTATACGGCATacaaaaaaccaaaaaacagGTTGTTTCCTTCTTTCATTCCTTGTCTCTACGGTACCGAGAGTAGCTGGGCCGCTGGCCTGATCAACACCAATCACAAACCTTCGCCTACACAAGGCCTCTTACCCCCAATACCATTTGGGCCTGTCTACAAACCATGAATAAGCCCATATGGTCAGGACGAAACACGCAGTTACGATTTTCTTCACTTCATGATTTTTTGTTTTCAGATAATGAGTTTCTTCATTGCATGACACGGTAGTTACAACTTAGCATGAAACTTCGATAAGGTCGGAAATGGCTTGCACCGATACAGCAGACAAGTACAGGTATCTCACGTTTACAACCATAATTACTACAGTATCTCTGAGAGGTGAATTGCTTATCACTCGACTAGTATGCACGATCAGTGTTAGCAAAGACAGGTGGAGTGTCTGCTGTCAAATTACAAGTAGGCTGTCAAGAAGCTAGCGTTTCGTCCTTGAGAGAATCAGACACACGGCCGAGGATCCCTCGTTGCGGTTGGTCTACGGTTTGGCATCTCATCTACTTCATTTCTCATCTCACACGACTGACACAATTAATTAGTGGCTTCTTGTCGATTGTGTTAGAGTAAACagcaaagtactccctccgtcccattttaaacgCAGTCATAAATTTCtatgtccaactttaatcgtctgttttatttttaaaaacaaacataaatcaggtataaaatattatttatgttttattatttagtaataataaaaatactaattataaaaaattttaaataagatgaatgatcaaagttGTAGATTGCGTTTAAAATAAACCGGATGAAGTACTTCGGTACTGTGCTTGCTACAACATGGCTTCTTTTGTCACTTTGACGTGTTGGGAAAAGATGCAACCCGCTTTAATGATTGTGTTGACCTTTATGTTAAGGCCTCACCAATCCCGGTAAACAATCGTCTCCTCACTCATTACCACAAACTATGCTCCGATTCattttcatatattaaaactACATATGAGCAATTCTATGTTTTGATCATTGTTTCTCTACCACAGTACCACTTATATATGAGTAGTACCAAGAAAATGTTAAACATGAAAGCAATTTTCATGATAAAGCTAGTGAAATATTTGTCATATATTAAAGCTTAATTAATGTTGTTGCATACTCATATATCTGACTGTATGCTTGCTCAGCTCAACACCTACTCTATTTAAGTACCAGTACTGATTAGTTTACATCAAACTCTTAATTTTCTAGTACTACACAATTAAGCCTAACGGTTGCTACTACACTACTGCCACTGTTATGACTAGTGACCCACTAATTCTTCACAAGTCACGTAACGCCCGGAATTAAAAATGTCACGCAATTCATTGCACAGCTGCAGCCGGCACCTCCGCATTTGTGCTCTACATTTGTGCTTGCTTCACATGAAAAGGCTACACATGAATTTAATATCTCACACCTTTCCCTTGCGTACAAAATTCAGTCAAACTCAGCTACTAGCATGGAGCCTCACCGACACCCCTCTCTCTCATCTCATttacacattttttaaaaagtaaaaaagtaaTTCAAAGAAAGAGTATCTGGGAATATTATGTTACTCGTGCGATGCCACATTCAGATAAATTTGGAGTACAAATTTACTAAAAATAACAAATCCCCAAATTGTACTTGCACTAACACCAAGATATtacaaaaagtaaaaaaatcaaGCCTCACACTCCAAAGAAGACTCCTCCCTCGCATCACTTGTCGGCGTGGTCGCTTCTTCCCTCCCCCCAGCCAAATTTCGTCAAATTCAAACAGAAACCATTTTTTTACAGCATCCGACGGTTGATTTTGGTCTGAATTTCTACTACACTCCAAcgtgaagaagaagaaaaaaaaaaagaagtaaagcAACTTTTCTTTTTGCCCCCCGAAAATTTTGCAATGCGGCCCCTAGGATTTGGGCGACGTCACTAGAAGGTCCACTTCCAGATCTTGACTCGGATCCTGACCTGGCACACGCGCGCgacggtggtcgccggcggcggcgagggggtggTGTCGTCGACGGACgcggcgggagacggcgcgTCGGAGACGGAGAGCTTGACGccgcccttcttcttcttcgccggcggcggcggcggcgccggggcggcCACCTTGATGCCCTCGCAGTGGACGAGCACGCCGATTTTCTTGGTCTTGAGGCCGCCGACCTTGACGCCGGCCTTGGTCTCGAGGTCGAGGGTGATGGTGAACTCGCCGGACTTCTTGatgtcggtggcggcggtggtggggtcGACGccgagggcggaggcggagacggtGGCCTTGATGACGGTGATGTTGCCGGCGTCGTGGACGAAGCCAGGGACGGATCCCTCCCCGAGCGGgacggcgttggcggcggtggcggcggtgacggcgaagTCGTCGTAGAGGTAGACGAGCTTCTTGTTGGGGTTCTTGGCGGTGAGCGTGACGTCGATGGAGTCGGTGAGCGtgggcgcggtggcggaggaggagaggctgaGCTTGTCGACGCGGGCGACGGAGAGGGTGAACGCCGGGCGGTGCGGCCGGTAGAGGAGGTAgaacgcgccgccggcgacggcggcgacgaaggcgaggaGGAGCACGACGAGTACCGCgtagaagaagcagcagcagcagctgaagCGGCAGGACGAcctcccgccgcggcggcgcttggcggcGGGCGCCTGGGGGCGGTAGATGGGTCGCTGGTACATCTTGGGCGGGCCACCGGCGCCgttgccagccgccgccgccgcagaagcAGCAGGGGGAGGGTTGGGCTTGCCGTTGGAAGACATTgccgccggagagagaggaggatggtgcggcggcgcggcggtggtggagaggaagaggaggaagaggagatctataggaggcgagaggaggaagaaggtgagGGGGAAAAGAGACGGGTGACCTTACGGATGGTTCGAGCTCACCAAATCATTTGTTGCTGCTGCCTTTTCTCTCACTCGCTCTCTCTCactgttctttttctttggaaaaaaaaatcgaggGAATTAACCTTTCGTTGATCATCAGAGGTCAGCTGAGGTGACAGTGTGTTTCCCGGGAAATTCTAAGCTTGGCTGGCGCCACTCCATGCGAGGAGATTTGGCGGGTGCAGTGGTATTTCGCCTTCTTAAAAAAATGGTATTGTTTTGACTTCTTTtctaattaaatatttttaagtctgatagagtttataaaaaaaaacagtaacaTCTGCAACACTTTCATTCAAACTAAGTAGTATGTAtgaaaacgaagggagtactttttAGTACAAATCTAGGTGCAACCTCCATACAACGCTAAATTAAGTATGTTTAGACGGTTTTTGGTTGTGATACTAATGCCTTTAATCgttttagtttattttcatCAGATTACTGAAATGAATTTCTTTCCtccatacttaaaaaaaaaaaaaaacttcgacCGCTACATAGACCGTATACCACCTATTTTAAGCAATTTGATAAgattattttcataatatttaatttattactaTAATGCAAATAGATATTTCACGGTACTAATAAGCTCAATAATCTAAACCAAACTACGCCTTTTCATTTCCTATTTTTTTAGTTGTTGCAGAGAAtagaaatatataattattatactttatttttattaattgaATTATAGGTACGTCACATGCTTTCTTTTATAAAGGATAACCCAGTTATATACAATATGATATACAACTCTCATATCTTCTCTAATTGTTTCATATTTTCTAAACATAATACTCCCCTGCTCCAAAATACTTCCTCATATTAGTAACaaatattattcatatttaaACTTTAACTTCTTGTGTTTTCTAtaagaattttaaaatatttaaaaggaTACCATATTATCATACTATTAAAAAGTGTGTTGAGCcttaaatataattattaagCTCTCGTTCATCGAAGTTTAAtcattcaaattaaaattattacTAGCAGTCAAAGTGGAAACAATGCCAGTTAATATTTAGGAATGAataatattatcgaatacaaagatttacacaaaaaaattaccaaacaacaaaaatatataaaaataaactaCTTCACCAAATGAGATTATCATATCCACAGAtgcttatttaatttatttagtaATGCTTTGAGCATAATCTTACCACTGATGCTATTATTCTACGAATTAAACATATTTAACTAGTTGCAATTAGTAATGCCCTGACTCCTGAGCATAACCTTACCACTCGTAGTAAACAATAGATTAGCCACTTTTAGTATAGGAGTATAGGACTGCAAGTTCCCTGTTCCTATTGACTTGCAGAGTCCAGACTCTAAAGATCAGTAGATAGCCATCTACTATCTTCAAATTATCTATAGTTAATGTAAtaatcaattcatacaatagttgcttactatactattaatacctggtctcatctgtcatacacacattatgtcttagagtctgtgctgcagctggctacatatctgtagcccgctgctcttctctctctttttttctctttaaaatatatttacatctggcttatagcctgctattgtacctgctctgacTAATGCCAAAACTAATGGCAGTAGCATTCGTGGACGTTTTGATCAAGGGAATCGTACAGAGCCTTAATGACATGTGATTTTCGTTAATAATTGCAGAAAAATGGGATCATGTGATCGATGGTTGTTTAATTATTCACTGTGCCGCATGTCTCTTATATGCAGGTTTTTTCAGTTTTAGGAGCTGATGATCCATCAGAAAGGCTGTTAGCTGTAGGTACTAATACTCCTATTCAAGTTCATGATTTGTCGATGTACTGTTCACTGTATAATTAATGTCGTAACTGAAGTACGTGAAGCTTTTGTCATTATTCAGCAGATTTATTAGGAGCTGTATGACAAGATTTTGTCGTCAGGTACATATATACTTTACTCGGTTTAATCTTCTCCCTTAATTTCTATAACAGTAGTAGTTCACCATGTACTAGCTAGTAGTATTATTCAGAGCACGGTGGTTGGGGCTGAATCACTTGAATGCAGAAACGGTGACGAGAGAAATCTCGTGTGCATCTCCCCCATGGATTTTAGTGGATGCACAAGCTGTACAAAAGCTAAGGACAAAACCAATTCATCATGTGAGCAAGTACTCTCTTAAAAAAAGACATCTAGtatagtggttgcagtgacctgagtagcgtTATAAGATTCTGAGTttctaatattaaataaatttgaCCAGCGAGAGTTATTAGTCATCAGAAATCTGGCTTGGAGAGAGTGCGAGAGAAGGTTGCCAAAACCGAAGGCGAGAGAGCTAGgctaactttttctttttcgatAATAAAATTGAATCCAACCTCTATATCAAAACGTGTATAATAAGGCCAGATTGAGCTAGGCTAGCAAACACCTTAGGGTTTGCTTCACGATTGAGTATGTTCAGTAAACAAGAAAACcgttagcatatgattaattaagttttactTATCTTAAACTTGAAAAGTgaatttatctgatattttaaagcaacttttatatagaaagttttcatacGAAATACACTGATCAACAGTTTGAAAACATGCCAATGAAAACCAAGATAAGGCCCCCTTCGATTCAAAGAAAAGTTGTATGAATTTGGGAGGAATTCatttctatagaatttttttttcatagaaagctctttgaatcaaaggaatgagaCAAATGAATTCATTGAAATTCCTATTGAATGCCTCTTACCATATaagttttggagaaaatttaacaTTAGGTAAAACCTCATGGAAATTTTATTTTGAGTCTTTTATCTTTGTTCTAATTCCTATATTTTGTAATTTTCTGTTTTATACTTTTATCCTGTCAAAAttctacgttttctcaatcatgTGTTCCAAAGAAACCCTAAAAATCTGTATGTTAGCCAGAAAAGAATGGAGCCTAAATGTAATGCTGGCCACATGAATTATCATAGTCTTGTGGGGTCTTAATTATTGGCTTAATAAACGAGGGGGCTAGATTAGTTAGGTTAtcaccgtgtttagttccaaaatattttttcaaacttccaactttttcatcgcatcaaaacttttctacacacataaacttccaacttttccgtcacatcatttcaattccaaccaaacttttaattttagagtgaactaaacacagcctatatgaGTACACTGCGTACTTGTGGCTGTTGCTCCAGCAATTTCCTGCGCCTGAAAACCACAACGCATTCCCCTGTAGCTGGCTGAGCTGGCTTGGCTGCTGATGACGCTGACGTCGTACGTATTACAGAAAGCTAGCCAAGCATAGTTGTTCATCCATCCGTTCCTTCGTTCGTTCCCGTGGGGGCCGTTTGCTTTCTGAATTCTTCTACTTGCCGCTGATTCGTCGACCGCGAGATGTAGGGATGTTTCATAATGATGATGTATAAATGTGGTATGATTAATATAGGtcgtttatgtttttttttgatcTAATGAATTATATCTGTTTGTACTGTCAATTTGATGAATACGTTATGCTGGTAGAACGGTTACTTTTATTGGTAGTACAGAACTTATAAATTAGCAGTTAAAATCGTCTCTACGTGATGATGCTGACAATTGAATTAGTAAAGACCATCGTAAAAGTAACTAAAAGAAATGTAATATTCATCAACTGATCGATCGTGAAATTAAAAGATTAATTAAACTAAGCTTTGTGGACATATCTTGTGCATGTTTTTTCTGCTAATTTTACGCTACTCAACCATGTAGTCAATAATTAACGTGCTGCTTACAAACAGGTGCTCAGACTCTCGGCTGAAATTAAATTACACGTCACATTGCCACTCATTTTCTACCAGTTTTGATTCTACaacgatttttatttatttattttttatttgttagaGTGCGTGAGTGTAGCTGGCTATCTGCTATTTACCTGAGACCAACCAAACACGGCCCCAACCATTTATATTCCCTCCTTTTCTCcataaacaagaaatcgctgtGAAAACGATGGACTACTCGAACTGCACCAAA encodes the following:
- the LOC107278163 gene encoding uncharacterized protein, which gives rise to MEAEEAAGGGERKRKRDGDAVRDDEEEEEEGVYEGIAEESVAELMRWLEMEISDAAPETETKTETESGDDPAGAAAPGFVTINGNEESCGPSFSAAASTVMASVDTRAGAPPAPPVPWPLPPAADVVPAEVVVDGVGEEWLVELLTSGPAVA
- the LOC4327322 gene encoding NDR1/HIN1-like protein 6, with amino-acid sequence MSSNGKPNPPPAASAAAAAGNGAGGPPKMYQRPIYRPQAPAAKRRRGGRSSCRFSCCCCFFYAVLVVLLLAFVAAVAGGAFYLLYRPHRPAFTLSVARVDKLSLSSSATAPTLTDSIDVTLTAKNPNKKLVYLYDDFAVTAATAANAVPLGEGSVPGFVHDAGNITVIKATVSASALGVDPTTAATDIKKSGEFTITLDLETKAGVKVGGLKTKKIGVLVHCEGIKVAAPAPPPPPAKKKKGGVKLSVSDAPSPAASVDDTTPSPPPATTVARVCQVRIRVKIWKWTF